One genomic segment of Mytilus trossulus isolate FHL-02 chromosome 4, PNRI_Mtr1.1.1.hap1, whole genome shotgun sequence includes these proteins:
- the LOC134714135 gene encoding uncharacterized protein LOC134714135, with protein sequence MASLNSTLCGVCEYQHVTTDAIFWCPECDEGLCSTCFKCHNASKSTRNHQVISVDNYRQLPSFVASVQQYCSDHDKKYQLYCLQHEIPCCLVCVSTSHKRCDLTALDEIVKTSKTSALFDNLEQTLGDLKGNLKRIIEDRENNLSKVQQSRDKIQSEIKTMRDKLNKHLDSIEQKTLQYLGDIEKGVNSELRCIQTKLLDHTKTVEGLQTNISAIKKYASELQAFVGMKRMETDIEHEEKFIESLLEDGSLQQVDIDFKENQKLTDIFSIADCGKISRIASSPTVAVKLEKNKQAQFLVALSVEKKTINDINLSSHRKLKIPELNNPSMFTGCTITPTGKIVLVDWNYHNVFILSENESLECKINVFSHPVGVTCIDDKTIAITHNFSYGPNKIETINIFSKQTEKEIRSSNYCYGITNEQGRIIYCSSGKGIQSVDFSGNDNSTIVKIPKMSDWNYVTVSGGQLYHTNPSTDTVTCYTITGEKIWEYSDKSFLKNIGGVTTDKDANVYVASYGNNSIVVISQDGKHARRLIGGEGGLSQPWGIYLDKTRNNLLISCNNGDVHMYKVS encoded by the coding sequence atgGCATCTTTAAATAGTACATTATGTGGTGTATGTGAATACCAGCATGTGACGACAGACGCCATTTTCTGGTGTCCTGAATGTGATGAAGGTTTGTGTTCAACATGCTTTAAGTGTCACAATGCTTCCAAATCCACGAGAAATCACCAGGTCATCTCTGTTGATAACTACAGGCAGCTGCCGTCTTTTGTAGCCAGCGTACAACAATACTGCTCTGACCACGACAAGAAATACCAGCTTTACTGTTTACAACACGAAATACCTTGTTGCCTTGTTTGTGTTTCAACAAGCCACAAGAGATGTGACTTAACGGCACTCGATGAAATTGTTAAAACTTCCAAAACGTCCGCATTATTTGACAATTTGGAACAGACTCTGGGAGATTTAAAGGGAAATCTAAAAAGAATAATAGAAGACAGagaaaataatttatcaaaagtacAACAGAGCAGAGATAAAATACAGTCTGAAATAAAGACAATGCGCGACAAACTAAACAAACATCTCGACAGTATCGAGCAAAAAACACTACAATATTTGGGAGATATAGAAAAGGGAGTTAACTCAGAGCTTCGATGTATTCAAACAAAACTTCTCGATCATACCAAAACCGTAGAAGGGCTACAGACCAATATTTCTGCAATTAAGAAATATGCATCTGAATTACAGGCTTTTGTTGGAATGAAGAGAATGGAGACTGATATAGAACATGAAGAAAAGTTCATAGAGTCATTGCTGGAAGATGGTAGTCTACAACAAGTTGATATCGACTTTAAAGAGAACCAAAAACTAACCGACATATTCTCCATTGCAGATTGTGGCAAAATATCCCGGATTGCTAGTTCTCCCACAGTTGCCGTAAAGcttgagaaaaacaaacaagCACAATTCTTGGTCGCACTTTCTGtcgaaaagaaaacaattaatgatATTAATCTGTCTTCgcatagaaaacttaaaattcCAGAACTTAACAATCCAAGTATGTTTACAGGGTGTACAATCACACCTACAGGTAAAATAGTTCTTGTGGACTGGAATTATCACAATGTGTTTATTCTCAGCGAGAACGAGTCATTAGAATGTAAAATAAACGTATTTAGTCATCCTGTTGGTGTCACTTGTATTGATGACAAAACTATAGCAATTACCCATAACTTTTCGTATGGTCCTAATAAAATCGAgacaataaacatattttctaaGCAAACAGAGAAAGAAATTAGATCTTCAAATTATTGTTATGGAATAACAAATGAACAAGGAAGGATAATATATTGTTCTTCTGGAAAAGGTATTCAGTCAGTAGATTTTTCTGGTAATGATAATTCCACTATAGTTAAGATACCAAAGATGTCTGACTGGAATTATGTTACAGTTTCTGGTGGTCAACTTTATCATACAAACCCTTCAACCGACACCGTCACATGTTACACAATCACAGGAGAGAAGATTTGGGAATACAGCGATAAATCGTTTCTAAAGAATATAGGTGGTGTTACTACTGACAAGGATGCTAATGTTTATGTTGCATCCTATGGAAATAACAGTATCGTCGTTATATCACAAGATGGAAAACACGCTAGACGTCTAATTGGAGGAGAGGGTGGTTTATCTCAACCGTGGGGTATTTACCTcgacaaaacgagaaacaatcTGCTTATATCGTGTAATAATGGAGACGTTCATATGTATAAGGTGTCATGA
- the LOC134715812 gene encoding E3 ubiquitin-protein ligase TRIM71-like, translated as MASLHSTLCGVCASQHVTTDATFWCPECDEGLCSTCLKYHNAVKSSRNHEVIPVDNYRQLPSFVASVQQYCSDHDKKYQLYCLQHESPCCPHCVTTTHKTCNLTALDEIVKTSKTSALFDNLEQSLEDLKGNLKRIIDDREKNVSKVQQSREKIQSEIKTMRDKINKQLDSIEQKILQDLGDVEKGVNSELRFIQTKLLDHTKTVEELQTNFSAIKKYASELQAFVGMKKIETDIEHEEKFIESLLEDDSLQQVDIVFKENQKLTDIFSIADYGKISRIASSQIVAVKLEKNKQAQFLVKPSVEKKRINDINLSLHRKLKIPELNILSMFTGCTITPTGKIVLVDWNHHNVFILSENESLECKINVSNQPVDVTCIDDKTIAITFNYTYGPYKIETINISSKQKEKEIETSNCCYGITNEQGRLVFYSLGKGIQSVDFSGKDHSTIVKEPKMSDWNYVTVSGGKLYHTNRSTDTVTCYTITGEQIWEYSDKSFLKNICGVTTDKDANVYVASYGNHSIVVISQDGKHARRLIGREDGLSQPWGIYLDKTRNNLLIACYNGDVHMYKVS; from the coding sequence ATGGCATCATTACATAGTACATTATGTGGTGTATGTGCATCGCAACATGTGACGACAGACGCCACCTTCTGGTGTCCTGAATGTGATGAAGGTTTGTGTTCAACATGCTTAAAGTATCACAATGCTGTCAAATCGTCAAGAAATCATGAGGTCATACCTGTTGATAACTACAGGCAGCTGCCGTCATTTGTAGCCAGCGTACAACAATACTGTTCCGACCACGACAAAAAATACCAGCTTTACTGTTTACAACACGAAAGTCCATGTTGTCCTCATTGTGTAACAACCACACACAAGACATGCAACTTAACGGCACTGGATGAAATTGTTAAAACTTCCAAAACGTCCGCATTATTTGACAATTTGGAACAAAGTCTGGAAGATTTAAAGGGAAATCTAAAAAGAATAATAGATGATCGAGAAAAGAATGTATCAAAAGTACAACAGAGCAGGGAGAAAATACAGTCTGAAATAAAGACCATGCGcgacaaaataaataaacaactcGACAGTATTGAGCAAAAAATACTGCAGGATTTGGGGGATGTAGAAAAGGGAGTTAACTCAGAACTAcgatttattcaaacaaaacttcTCGATCATACCAAAACCGTAGAAGAGCTACAGACCAATTTTTCTGCAATTAAGAAATATGCATCTGAATTGCAGGCTTTTGTTGGAATGAAGAAAATCGAGACGGATATAGAACATGAAGAAAAGTTCATAGAGTCATTGTTGGAAGATGACAGTCTCCAACAAGTTGATATCGTCTTTAAAGAGAACCAAAAACTAACCGACATATTCTCAATTGCAGATTATGGAAAAATATCCCGGATTGCAAGTTCTCAAATAGTTGCCGTAAAGCTTGAGAAAAATAAGCAAGCCCAATTCTTGGTCAAACCTTCTGTcgaaaagaaaagaataaatgATATCAATCTGTCTTTgcatagaaaacttaaaatacCAGAACTTAATATCCTAAGTATGTTTACAGGGTGTACAATCACACCTACAGGTAAGATAGTTCTTGTGGACTGGAATCATCACAATGTGTTTATTCTCAGCGAGAACGAGTCATtagaatgtaaaataaatgtatcaaatCAGCCTGTAGATGTCACTTGTATTGATGACAAAACTATAGCAATTACCTTTAACTATACGTATGGTCCTTATAAAATCGAGACAATAAACATATCTTCTAAGCAAAAAGAGAAAGAAATTGAAACTTCAAATTGTTGTTATGGAATAACAAATGAACAAGGAAGGCTAGTATTTTATTCTTTAGGAAAAGGTATTCAGTCTGTAGATTTTTCTGGTAAGGATCATTCCACTATAGTTAAGGAACCAAAGATGTCTGACTGGAATTATGTTACAGTTTCTGGTGGTAAACTTTATCATACAAACCGTTCAACTGACACCGTCACATGTTACACAATCACAGGAGAGCAGATTTGGGAATATAGCGATAAATCATTTCTAAAGAATATATGTGGTGTCACTACTGACAAGGACGCCAATGTTTATGTTGCATCCTATGGAAATCACAGTATCGTCGTTATATCACAAGATGGCAAACACGCTAGACGTCTTATTGGACGAGAGGATGGTTTATCTCAACCGTGGGGTATTTACCTcgacaaaacgagaaacaatcTGCTTATAGCATGTTATAATGGAGACGTTCATATGTATAAGGTGTCATGA